One Hyphomicrobiales bacterium DNA segment encodes these proteins:
- a CDS encoding thioesterase, translated as MARNNRRGRKRAASDSTGVRHGKAKRGGERVNLKPVMTAGDVIAMLDKEFPQIHDGGQCYFIEAIGEGTASVRLHASDRHLRPGGTVSGPSMMALADLAAYAVILAHIGPVALAVTTNLNINFLNKPEPGDIVADCRLLKLGKRLAVTESRLHSVASDTLVAHATATYSIPPRPTT; from the coding sequence ATGGCGCGGAACAATCGTAGAGGTCGGAAAAGGGCTGCGTCGGACAGTACGGGTGTCCGTCACGGCAAAGCGAAAAGAGGAGGGGAACGCGTGAACCTGAAACCGGTGATGACGGCGGGCGATGTGATCGCGATGCTCGACAAGGAGTTCCCGCAGATCCACGACGGTGGCCAGTGCTACTTCATCGAGGCGATCGGCGAGGGGACCGCGAGTGTGCGTCTGCACGCCTCCGACCGCCATTTGCGGCCGGGCGGCACGGTGTCCGGCCCGTCGATGATGGCGCTCGCCGATCTCGCGGCCTATGCGGTGATCCTCGCCCATATCGGGCCGGTGGCGCTGGCGGTCACCACCAATCTCAACATCAACTTCCTCAACAAGCCGGAGCCGGGCGACATCGTCGCCGATTGCCGATTGTTGAAGCTCGGCAAGCGCTTGGCGGTGACGGAGTCGCGGCTGCACTCGGTTGCGTCCGACACACTGGTGGCACATGCGACGGCGACCTATTCGATTCCGCCGCGTCCGACAACTTAG
- a CDS encoding 30S ribosomal protein S9 has translation MADEIQTLEDLGAAMGTEAAPSEPEAPVHVQKLDAQGRAYATGKRKDAVSRVWLKPGTGRIIVNKKDFTEYFGRPVLQMILQQPIVAANRDGQYDIEATVAGGGLSGQAGALRHGISKALTYYEPDLRGVLKRGGFLTRDSRVVERKKYGRAKARRSFQFSKR, from the coding sequence ATGGCCGATGAGATCCAGACTCTCGAAGATCTCGGCGCTGCGATGGGTACGGAAGCGGCGCCGTCCGAGCCGGAAGCACCGGTTCATGTCCAGAAGCTCGACGCCCAGGGTCGCGCCTATGCCACCGGCAAGCGTAAGGACGCCGTCTCGCGCGTCTGGCTGAAGCCGGGCACGGGCCGCATCATCGTCAACAAGAAGGACTTCACCGAGTATTTCGGTCGTCCGGTGTTGCAGATGATCCTTCAGCAGCCGATCGTCGCGGCCAACCGCGATGGCCAGTACGACATCGAAGCCACCGTCGCCGGTGGCGGTCTGTCGGGCCAGGCCGGTGCGCTGCGCCACGGCATTTCCAAGGCTCTGACCTATTACGAGCCGGATCTGCGCGGCGTTCTCAAGCGCGGCGGCTTCCTGACCCGCGACTCGCGTGTCGTCGAACGTAAGAAGTACGGTCGCGCCAAGGCTCGCCGCAGCTTCCAGTTCTCGAAGCGCTAA
- a CDS encoding enoyl-CoA hydratase, producing the protein MSTAADAATTPAAANDEPLVLREDDDGVTILTLNRPRALNALSLPLLHALREALDDIREDKSVRAVILRGAGRGFCAGHDLKEITSHRDDPDGGRAFFETLFASCTDTMMAIRNLPVVVIAEVQGIATAAGCQLLSTCDMAVASTESKFGVNGVDAGLFCSTPMVALSRNVPRKVAMQMLTLGHMIGPDDARTYGLVNEVVAPDELADTAMAMARRAAQKSRAVVALGKEAFYRQVELGVEDAYSLMGRVIVDNLMMRDAEIGIACFIGKEKPEWEDR; encoded by the coding sequence ATGAGCACCGCAGCCGACGCCGCGACCACGCCCGCAGCCGCGAATGACGAACCGCTCGTCCTGCGCGAGGACGACGACGGCGTCACGATCCTGACCCTCAACCGCCCGCGCGCGCTGAACGCCCTGTCGCTGCCGCTGCTGCATGCCCTGCGCGAGGCGCTCGACGATATCCGCGAGGACAAGTCGGTACGCGCGGTGATCCTGCGCGGCGCCGGGCGCGGCTTCTGCGCCGGCCACGATCTGAAGGAAATCACCTCCCATCGCGACGATCCCGATGGCGGCCGCGCCTTCTTCGAGACGCTGTTCGCAAGCTGCACCGACACCATGATGGCGATCCGCAACCTGCCCGTCGTCGTCATCGCCGAGGTTCAGGGGATAGCGACAGCCGCCGGCTGCCAGTTGCTGTCGACCTGCGACATGGCTGTTGCCTCCACGGAATCGAAGTTCGGCGTCAATGGCGTCGATGCCGGCCTGTTCTGCTCGACCCCGATGGTGGCCCTGTCGCGCAATGTACCGCGCAAGGTCGCCATGCAGATGCTCACGCTTGGCCACATGATCGGCCCCGACGACGCCCGCACCTATGGCCTGGTCAACGAGGTCGTTGCACCCGACGAGCTTGCCGATACGGCGATGGCGATGGCCCGCCGCGCGGCGCAGAAATCGCGCGCCGTCGTCGCTCTCGGCAAGGAAGCTTTCTACCGCCAGGTCGAGCTCGGTGTCGAAGACGCCTATTCGCTAATGGGCCGGGTGATCGTCGACAACCTCATGATGCGCGACGCCGAGATCGGCATCGCCTGCTTCATCGGCAAGGAAAAGCCGGAGTGGGAAGACCGGTAG
- a CDS encoding 50S ribosomal protein L13, whose product MKTYSAKAADIDKKWILIDAEGLVVGRLAAFIAMRLRGKHLPTFTPHMDLGDNVIVINADKVVLTGRKYSDKKYYWHTGHPGGIKERTAREILEGRFPERVLEKAVQRMMPGGPLTRAQLKNLRVYAGGEHPHEAQQPVAVDVAALNPKNARRA is encoded by the coding sequence ATGAAGACCTATTCGGCCAAAGCGGCTGATATCGACAAGAAATGGATCTTGATCGATGCCGAAGGGCTGGTCGTCGGTCGCCTCGCCGCCTTCATCGCTATGCGACTGCGCGGCAAGCACCTCCCGACCTTCACGCCCCACATGGACCTTGGCGACAACGTCATCGTCATCAACGCTGACAAGGTGGTCCTCACGGGCCGCAAGTACAGCGACAAGAAGTATTACTGGCACACCGGTCACCCGGGCGGCATCAAGGAGCGCACCGCGCGCGAAATCCTTGAAGGCCGGTTCCCCGAGCGTGTGCTGGAAAAGGCCGTGCAGCGCATGATGCCGGGCGGTCCGCTGACCCGCGCTCAGCTCAAGAACCTGCGTGTCTACGCCGGTGGCGAGCATCCGCATGAAGCGCAGCAGCCGGTGGCGGTCGATGTCGCCGCTCTCAATCCGAAGAATGCTAGGAGGGCCTGA